In Pseudodesulfovibrio alkaliphilus, the genomic stretch TCGGTGACGATGACCAGGATGTCGGGATTGTCCACGGTGCCGCAGTGGGCGAAGAGGCCGTGCCCGATGCGGCGCAGATTGTAGAAGGCCCGTGAAAAGTAGCGCATCCAGTCCAGGTGGAACTCGCTGCGGCTGATGCGGTTGAGCAGCTTGGAGTCCGAGAATTTGTTGAGATACTTGAAGGCGGACATGTCCGCGTCGATGAACTCGCGCTCAAAGGTGCGCGTGTCGCAGCGGATGCCGTACATCAGGGCGGTGGCCAGCAGCTTTCCGGGCCTGATCTTCATGCTGTAAAGATACTCGGTCATCATGGTGCAGACGGCGCCGTACTTGGGCCGGATGTCCACGAAAGGGGCCTCGACCGGGTTTTCCTTCATCACAGGATGATGGTCGATGACCATGGAGAAGTCGTAGGGGGCGAACTCCGGGCTGTGGTGGGGCTGGGAATCCACCAGGGCGAACCTGTCGTACTGGGCGGCAAGGTTGGGGATGAGTTTTCTGGTGGGGATGCGCAGGTAGCGGATCATGGAGAGGTTGTCTGGCCGTTTGATCTCGTTGATCTGGGCGATGCCGACGGTCTTGACCTTGCGGGCCATGATGCGCCGCAGCGCCAGCGCGGAGCCCAAGGCGTCCGGGTCGGCATTAATGATGATCAGCCAGTTCTCGTCCTTGTTGAAGAGACGGAGCATCTGCTCCACCTGTTCGTCCATCTGTCTGAAGAGTGCCACGACCTATCCCTGTTTCAGGGTTAACGGCAACCCGGCCGCCACCAGGAAGACCCGGTCGGCAACACTGGCCACGCTCTGGTTGAGTGCGCCAAGGCTCCGTATGAACGCCCGGACTTCGCTGCCTGCGGGCAGAGGGCCGAGCCCGGCCTCGCAAGAGACCAGCACCAGTTTACTATTGTTCCAGTTCTTGAGAACTTCCATGAATTCCTGGATTTTTTCTCTTTCTCTTCCTGCCTCACGGCAGGCGAAGAGCCAGTAGTCCAGGCTGTCCACCACCACGGTCGGAAAGATCAATTTAGCCTGTCCGAGCCGCCGAGGCAACCCTGTGTCCACCTCGGCCACCTCCAGTGCGGGACCGCGGCTTTGGCGGTGGAGCCGGATCTGCTCGCGAAATTCGAGATCGCGGGCCTTGCCGGTAGCCACAAACAGGGTCGGTTGCGGCTCGTTGGCAGCCAGACCGAGCGCAAAATCGGATTTTCCTGATTTGTTGCCGCCAAGGACCAGGGTTATCATTTTTCCGCCTCCCTGGGTGCCAGCCAAGTTTCAAGCAGGGCAGTGGACTCGAAGAGGCCGGTCTTGTCAAACACTTCCAGTGTCACGGTGCGGCCCTTGAATCGGTCGCACAGGCGGGTGAGGAGCGTTCGGCCGGTTTCGTCGAGCCGGGTAAGGGGGAGGTGGCGGCCGTCCGGTCCCGGGGCGCAGACATGGAGCATGCGCGTGGCCTCCCAGACACCGGGCAGATCAAGAATCGCGTGCTGGCCATAGGCCAGGATATGTCCAAGGTCGAGACAGGCCGAGAAGCCCTCGGCCCGGGCCTCGGCCCATAGGGCGCACAGGTCGGATTCGGCCACGTTTTCGAGCAGCACGTCGGCCGGATCAATGCCGTGTCGGCGCAGATGACCGGCCAGAGGGGGCAGCAGACCGGGCGCGGCGGGCGGGTGCAGCACCCAAGCCCAGGGGCGCAGGAAGGCCGTCTTGTCCATGAGTCGGGAGACGACCGAGCAGACGGCGTCAATGCCATGCTCCCAAGGCAGGTCCAGGGGCAGGTGGACATGCCAGTCCACGGACAGCCGGGCCAGATCGGGCGGCAGATCGGCCTCGGTGTAGGCGAGGCATGCCTCGGACTCGAAGAGGAGCAGGCTGATCTCGGCATAGTGGTCAGCCAGGAACCGGGCGTTTTCGGCCGCCCCGGCCGGGATGACGAAGGAGGGCGCGGCCAGGGAAAAGGGGAGCGCGGGTGCGCCATGGGACCGTCGCCAGGGGGCGGTTTTTTCCGCCACGGGATTGGCTGGGTTGTCGAAGTCTCCGGTCATGGCTGGATTATCCCCTGCGGGCATGGGGTTTGCAATATTGGCAGCGGATGGAACCGCCAAGCCGGGGGATGTGCCCATGAAACCGTTTCGCCTGTTTTGCCAACATGTCTTCAATCCGCTTCATGTCTTTTGCCGTCTGCGTCAGGCCGGGGTGTCGCCCGTGGTGGCCCGGGGAATCTGCCGCGTCTACGAGCGAGGAGTGTATCGCCTCATTTTTCGGGGGATTGCGACGGTCCGGTCCGGCGCCTGAGGCGGGCTGAGGACCGCCGCGCCAAAAGGGCGGGCTCCATGCGCCCGGGTCGGCCGGCTAGTCGAGCAGACCGAGTTGTTTTTCCTTGGTCACTTTTTTGGCGGCCAGCACGGTGCGGAACATCCTGTCCTCGGGAAGCTCCCGCAGATAGCGCGAGGGCGGGAGCGAGAGCGTCCGGCCATAGAGCTGGCGTCTGGCCGCCCGGCTGATGAAGAGCTGGCGTCTGGCCCGGGTCATGCCAACGTACATCAGGCGGCGTTCCTCGGGAAAGCGCTGGCCACGGCCAGGGGTGAGGGTGATCTTGGCCGTGAGCAGGTCCATGCCCGCAAAGGGCAGGATGCCCTCTTCGCAGGCAGGCAGGAACACGGCCTCGAACTCCAGCCCCTTGGCTGCATGCAGGGTCATGATCTGGACTTTTTCGGCCGAGCGGCGGACCTGTTCCAGCTCGCTCTGGAGGCTGACCCAGTTGACCAGCGCCTGCCAGCCGCCGCGTGACTCGAATTCCTGCTTCAGTTCCTTGAACTGGCGGCTTTCCCAGAAAAACTGATCAAAGGGCGGGGTGTCGTTCAGGTAGGCGGCCAGCCCCACCGGCCCCTTGGCCAGGATGTGGTCCGGCACTTCCACGGAGACATCCGGCGTTTCGTCTTCGGAATCATCCGCGCCAACGTGCGCCGCAAGGTCGGCTGTGACCGACGGGGAGCCTTCCCCGGTGCCCAGGCTCATGCCCAGGAAGCGTTCGGCGGCGCGCAGAATGGCGGCCACCCGAGGTTCCTGCCAGAATCCTTCCAATTCAGGGGTGGAGCAGGGGATGCCCGCCCGCTTGAGGTTCTTCTGGATGACC encodes the following:
- the cbiR gene encoding cobamide remodeling phosphodiesterase CbiR, which encodes MTGDFDNPANPVAEKTAPWRRSHGAPALPFSLAAPSFVIPAGAAENARFLADHYAEISLLLFESEACLAYTEADLPPDLARLSVDWHVHLPLDLPWEHGIDAVCSVVSRLMDKTAFLRPWAWVLHPPAAPGLLPPLAGHLRRHGIDPADVLLENVAESDLCALWAEARAEGFSACLDLGHILAYGQHAILDLPGVWEATRMLHVCAPGPDGRHLPLTRLDETGRTLLTRLCDRFKGRTVTLEVFDKTGLFESTALLETWLAPREAEK
- a CDS encoding bifunctional adenosylcobinamide kinase/adenosylcobinamide-phosphate guanylyltransferase — translated: MITLVLGGNKSGKSDFALGLAANEPQPTLFVATGKARDLEFREQIRLHRQSRGPALEVAEVDTGLPRRLGQAKLIFPTVVVDSLDYWLFACREAGREREKIQEFMEVLKNWNNSKLVLVSCEAGLGPLPAGSEVRAFIRSLGALNQSVASVADRVFLVAAGLPLTLKQG
- a CDS encoding DHH family phosphoesterase, giving the protein MALFRQMDEQVEQMLRLFNKDENWLIIINADPDALGSALALRRIMARKVKTVGIAQINEIKRPDNLSMIRYLRIPTRKLIPNLAAQYDRFALVDSQPHHSPEFAPYDFSMVIDHHPVMKENPVEAPFVDIRPKYGAVCTMMTEYLYSMKIRPGKLLATALMYGIRCDTRTFEREFIDADMSAFKYLNKFSDSKLLNRISRSEFHLDWMRYFSRAFYNLRRIGHGLFAHCGTVDNPDILVIVTDFFTRVHNVPWVVVSGVADDKLVCILRGDGLRRDMGKMAQSIMNGLGSAGGHAQAARAEVDIAALDGEDPEIFMLKRLGQGKKSAIHRL